Proteins encoded by one window of Cyclobacteriaceae bacterium:
- a CDS encoding metallophosphoesterase, whose amino-acid sequence MTLQYCSDLHLEFQANKQYLIENPIQPKGEILLLAGDIVPFSVMDKHDDFFDYISDHFATTYWIPGNHEYYHSDISERAGVLLEHIRSNVHLINNKVVIHEGVTLIFSTLWTIISEVNRFQVERGMSDFHVIKNRGDYFSADAYNQLHINCIRFIQEALAWPRTEKNVVITHHVPTKINYPEVYKGSPLNEGFAVELASLIEEHSPDAWIYGHHHFNVPDFTIGKTQLLTNQLGYVGRNEHLEFSAAKYFVL is encoded by the coding sequence ATGACCTTACAGTATTGCTCAGATCTTCATCTCGAATTTCAGGCAAATAAGCAGTACCTCATTGAAAACCCGATTCAGCCGAAGGGAGAGATTTTACTTTTGGCTGGGGATATAGTCCCGTTTTCTGTAATGGATAAACACGATGATTTTTTTGATTATATCTCTGATCATTTTGCGACAACATATTGGATTCCCGGTAACCATGAATACTACCATAGTGATATTTCAGAACGGGCAGGTGTGTTACTCGAACATATCAGGAGCAACGTTCACCTTATCAATAATAAGGTAGTTATACATGAGGGTGTCACGCTTATTTTCTCAACCCTTTGGACTATTATAAGCGAGGTTAATCGATTTCAGGTTGAGCGTGGAATGAGTGATTTTCATGTGATTAAAAATAGGGGGGATTACTTTTCAGCAGATGCATATAACCAATTGCATATAAATTGTATTCGGTTTATTCAGGAGGCTTTAGCATGGCCAAGGACAGAAAAAAACGTTGTGATAACCCATCATGTGCCAACTAAGATCAATTACCCTGAAGTATACAAAGGTAGTCCGCTCAACGAAGGTTTTGCCGTTGAGCTAGCTTCATTAATTGAAGAACATAGCCCGGATGCCTGGATCTACGGTCATCACCATTTTAATGTGCCTGACTTCACGATTGGTAAAACACAGTTACTGACCAATCAACTCGGGTATGTGGGCCGAAATGAGCACCTGGAATTCAGTGCGGCTAAATATTTTGTTCTTTGA